The genomic window AAAATTATTTTTTTTCGGATGAAAATTTAAAGCCAGACAGCTTCCCATTTTTTTGCTTGATTCCAAAGATTATAATAATATAGTCTTCCAAGTTCAATCCCTGTCTTCAAGATGTAGTAAAATTTTGATCAACTCGGTTTCAAATCCTAATATCATACACGATTACAAGCACCATTAAGACAAAATATCTTCAACCGGCTTGTAAGGAAGATTGAAAGCTTTCGCCACGCCACCGTAAACAACATCACCGCGAACGATGTTGAGCCCAAGTTGAAGTGCTTTATTGTCCGAACAAGCTTGGCGCCATCCTTTGTCCGCAAGCTGAATCGCATAAGGAAGTGTAGCATTGGTAAGAGCTACAGTTGATGTATAAGGTACGGCTCCGGGCATATTTGCCACACAATAATGTACAACTCCGTCGACGAGGTAAATTGGATCGTCGTGTGTGGTCGGTTTGCTTGTCTCAATGCATCCTCCCTGATCAATTGCCACATCCACTAGTACTGTACCCGGCTGCATAGTCGAGAGCATGTCTCTGGTCACCAAACTTGGAGCCTTTGCACCGGGGATAAGGACAGCTCCTATGATCAGATCGTGTGTCTGGACCAGATTCCTAATGGTAAGTTCGTTTGAAAACATAGTGGTCACGTTTGGAGGCATGACATCAGCGAGATAGCGAAGTCGTGGAAGGCTGACATCCAGGAGCGTAACTTGCGCCCCTAGTCCTGCAGCCATTTTTGCAGATTGGGTACCGACGATTCCGCCACCTAAAACCAAAACTTTGGCTGGAGGTACTCCCGGAACACCACCCAAAAGAATTCCTTTTCCTTTTTGAGGTTTTTCTAGAAATTTTGCTCCTTCCTGCACTGCCATACGCCCTGCGACTTCAGACATCGGAATGAGCAAAGGCAAGCTTCTATCTGCCAGCTCAACAGTCTCGTAAGCAAGACAAATTGCTTTACTGTTGATCATAGCATTGGTCAATGGCTCATAAGAGGCAAAGTGAAAATATGTGAAGAGGAGTTGATTCGCTTTAATCAGGGGATATTCTGAAGCAATTGGTTCTTTTACTTTTATGATCATCTCCGCCTTGGCATATATTTCTTCTATGGTGGAGAGAATAGTAGCTCCGGCTGAGCGGTATGCGTCATCAGAAAAACCACTACCTATACCGGCTGTGCTCTGTACAAACACTTGGTGATTTCTTTTGGTGAGTTCCAGCGCGCCTGCAGGTGTGAGGGCAACTCGATTTTCGCTACTTTTGATTTCTTTTGGGACACCGATAATCATGGATTCTATTTTAGGGCAAAAGTACAAACTAAACTCAATGCGTATGTCCCTAAAAAAAGATAGCCCGTATACTTTATACGGGCAAATCTTCATTTAATAACCAAAACTCAAAACTCAACCACTATTATTCAAGAACCATGCCAAAAACCGAGCGGTCTTTTTAGGTTCTGATAAGCATTTAACAATCTGCTCTATAATAAAATTCAGATATTGCATCTTGTGATATCTAACTGTAAGACAGTCAATTAATTAAGTTGAATTTAAGTTATAGAATTCAAAATAAAATAAAAAAGGCCTTGTAGATGATACAAGGCCTTATACTTAGGGAATACTTTTCAGTTTTTAATGCTCCAGAAGCTTAAATTTTGAAGGATCATTGACCTTGAAAAGATAAGATCTGGTGCAGGTTTCATGAACGTACTGATCAAAACCTTCAACAATTCCTGTAGCAACCAAACGTTTGTATTTTTCGTTTCTGGCATCAGAATAAACGGCACTGGGCACTGCTTCTGTAAAATCGATGCGCAGCGTATAATCGTAATTGTCCGGATCTCTGACAAAAATGGCTGAAGAACTGATCAAAACATTGTTGTCACCCAATGTCATTTCAATTGTCCTTTCCTCACCTTCGCAAGGCATTTTTTTACCACAGGGGCCTGCACAATCACCAGAAGCAATCATTCCTTTCAACCCGTGGATCGTTTTTGCTTTTGGCGAACAGCTTGAACCTATGAATACAACAAGACTCAGCAAGGAAATGGCGAATTGTATTTGTTTCATTATCTATTAAGATTGATATATGTAATATTAATAATTTGCTTACTTCCCGGAAAGTTCACCGGCCAGTCTCTCAGCGCGATAGATGTACTTC from Saprospiraceae bacterium includes these protein-coding regions:
- the ald gene encoding alanine dehydrogenase produces the protein MIIGVPKEIKSSENRVALTPAGALELTKRNHQVFVQSTAGIGSGFSDDAYRSAGATILSTIEEIYAKAEMIIKVKEPIASEYPLIKANQLLFTYFHFASYEPLTNAMINSKAICLAYETVELADRSLPLLIPMSEVAGRMAVQEGAKFLEKPQKGKGILLGGVPGVPPAKVLVLGGGIVGTQSAKMAAGLGAQVTLLDVSLPRLRYLADVMPPNVTTMFSNELTIRNLVQTHDLIIGAVLIPGAKAPSLVTRDMLSTMQPGTVLVDVAIDQGGCIETSKPTTHDDPIYLVDGVVHYCVANMPGAVPYTSTVALTNATLPYAIQLADKGWRQACSDNKALQLGLNIVRGDVVYGGVAKAFNLPYKPVEDILS